A window of Otariodibacter oris genomic DNA:
CCGCACATAAAAAGAGTTCAAAAGAACCTAATTCAGTAATAGCATTAAGTACAATAGCGGCTAATCCAGCCGCAGGTCCAGAAACGCTAATATGAGAAGAGCTTAATACACCGATAAGTATGCCACCAAGGATGCCTGATAATATACCAGAGAGAGGAGGTGCGCCAGATGCAACGGCAATGCCTAAGCAAAGTGGTAATGCAATCAGGAATACGACTAATCCCGATGAAAAGTTTTGTTTCAGTAATTGTTTTTTGTTTTGTAGTGGGTTCATAGCTTAATAATAAAGGAATAAAGTAGCATTCTACTCTTTTTTGTCGCAAGAATTTAGGTTTATTACATAAAGATCAAAAATACTGATAAAGTTGTAATAATTGTTCCATTAATCCGCTTTGGTGTTGTGTTTTTGTTTTTACACCTTGCTCCCAAGTCTTTTGATGACTAAATAAGGTGAAGTTTTCTTTAGCTCGAGTAACAGCGGTGTAGAGTAACTCTTTACTGATTACTGGAGAATAAGATAATGGCATAATTAGGAATGTATGCTTAAATTCAGATCCTTGTGATTTATGAACAGTCATAACATAAGCTGGCTCATGACTAGGTAATCGACTAGGTGAGATATTTAAATACTCTTCATTTATTTTTGTTTCAAAATAGACACGCAATTCTCCATTTTCATTAGGGAGAATGATACCAATATCACCACTATAAAGGTGCTGTTGTGGCGAATTTTGGGTAATTAAAATAGGCTTACCTGTATAATGTGCATTATGATTCCTAAAATCCACGAGTTTAGCGTGAAGTAAGCCATTTGCGATAGATTGATTTAATTTTTCTGATCCTAATTCACTAATTCGCAGGGCTGAAAGAAATCGAACAGCTTGAAATGCAGTAAAAATTGATTCTACTGAAACAGTAGTAGGTTTGTTTTCTCTTTTTGTGACAAGAGATAAATAGGTTTTATAATGTGATATAGCTGATGAAACAACAAGATTTATCGATTTGCTGATCCAATCGATTTTATCTTGAGTTGTATCACTTTCAGGGTAGTTCACTAAATTTAAGTCTGAATAGGTTTTATTTGCAATTATTTGCCAAGAACTGACCGCTTGTTGAGCATTAATTTGTGCAGCTAATTGCCCTATACCTGAACTATCAGAAAAACGAAAACTATACTTTAAATGACAAAGTGAATCACAAATTGGAAGCACATTTTCTCTTTGTTGTTTAATTCTATATCCTGTTGTTTTTTCTAAGTAATTACAGTGAGTTTGACTATATCCCCAATCAATAAATTGTCCTAATTCTCCCATTATATTTCCGACCTCAACGGAGGCAAGTTGGTCTTTATCACCCAACATAACAATACGAGTAGAAGATTTTAATGAATAGAGTAGTTTTTCCATAATAAAAAGATCAATCATCGATGCTTCATCAATGACGATTAAATCAATATGGAGTGGATTTTCTTCATTATGAAAAGGTTTATCACTGTTAGGATTAATACCAATAAGTCGATGAATTGTTGATGCTTGAATTGGTACGGCTGATTTTATAGATTCTGGTATAGAAATTTCAGATAAATTTGCTGTAATGGACTCTTTTAGTCTAGCCGCGGCTTTTCCTGTCGGAGCAACGAGTGCTATTTTGAGTAATGGCAGATTTTGCTTGAGTTGTTTGATCTGTAATGCCGCAAGTAAAGAAGCAACTGTCCGAGTTTTTCCTGTTCCTGGACCACCAGAAATTAAACTGAACGTTTGATTTAGTGCTGTTGCTACTGCAATTTTTTGCCATTTTGTCTTTTCATTATCGTCAAATAAGGTCGAAAGAATTTGTTTATCCAATTCAGTATCATGACTGTGAGTGATAAATGATATTTTTTGTTTCAAATAATTTGCAATACGATATTCGGCTTGCCAATAGCGGTAGAAATAGAGTTTATTATTTTGAAATATTAATGGTGCAATATGTGATGGAGTATGACTAAAGGCAATATGATCTTTTAATAAAACTTGCCATTCAAGCGGTGAGATTAATTCAATTTTTTGTAAAATTTCTTCATAATATTTTCTCCCATTAGCATTAAATAATAATTCAAAAGGATTTGATGTAAGAGATGAGCTTAAATCAATACAGCTATGCCCTTGCATGACATTGAATGAAACCAATGCACTTAAGAAAATCGCTAGATCTTGTTGCTGAATAGAATAATTATACTGTTTTTGCTTGGTATCAATCATTTTAGCAAATTGATAATTTAGCTCAGAAATGAATCCTTCTGTTTTGAGATTAGAAAGTATAGTTAGCATAATGGATAAGATAGAAAAATAAGTATGAGTATATAAAAAAATCCATACTTTTTGTACTCTTATACAATCAAGTATGGATTTCGTTTATTACACTAAATCAAATAGCTAAAAAGGTTAGTCTACTGTAAGTATGCGACACGTATTTGTGCCACCTTCTTTTAATTCATCACCATGAGTTAAGAGAACCATATCACCAGCCATTAAATAGCCCTGTTCTTTTAATTCATTAATTGCTTTTTTTGCACCTTCGATAGTACGGCTGTCATGATCGTAGAATACAGGTGTAACACCACGATATAACGCACTACGATTAAGTGCTTGTTCATTGCGAGATAAAGCGAAAATTGGTAAGCCAGAACTAATACGGCTCATTAGTTTTGCTGTTTCGCCTGATTGTGTTAATGCAATAATTGCACTAACTTTATCTGTATGGTTAGCTGTATACATTGCAGACATTGCCGTTGCTTCTTCAACCGTAGCAAAATTATTATCCATACGATGACGAGAAACATTAATGCTTGGCATTTTTTCTGCACCTAAACAAACTTCAGCCATTGATTTTACTGTTTCAACCGGGTAGTCACCATTTGCAGTTTCACCTGAAAGCATTACTGCATCTGTACCATCTAATACTGCATTTGCAACGTCCATTACTTCAGCACGAGTTGGCATTGGTTTTTTGATCATTGATTCCATCATTTGTGTCGCAGTAATCACAACACGATTTAAACGACGTGAACGGCGGATTAATTTTTTCTGTACACCGACAAGAGCAGCATCACCAATTTCAACACCAAGGTCACCACGTGCAACCATGATAACATCCGCACCAAGAATAATATCATTCATCGCTTCTTCAGTTGCAACAGTTTCAGCACGTTCTACTTTTGCAACAATTTTAGTTTCTAATCCTGCTTCTCTTGCTAATTGACGAGCAAGATCTAGGTCTTTACTAGATTGAGGGAATGAAACAGCAAGGTAATCCACGCCAATTTTAGCGGCTAATTTGATATCTTCTCTGTCTTTTTCTGTTAATGCAGGAGCTGATAATCCACCACCTAATTTATTGATTCCTTTATTATTTGATAAAGGACCACCAACAGTGACTTCGGTGAAAACTTTTGCACCATCAATTGAAGTGACTTTTAACTGTACATTACCATCATCAAGTAAAAGGATATCACCAGGCACTACGTCATTTGGTAGATTTTTATAATCTAATCCAACGGCTTCCTGAGTACCTTCACCTTTTGGTAAGTTTGCATCTAGAGTAAATTGATCACCGATATTTAAGAAAATTTTACCTTCTTTGAAAGTAGAAACACGAATTTTAGGTCCTTGTAAGTCTCCCAAAATAGCAACATGTTTACCTAAACGTTTTGCGATTTCACGGACTTTTTCGGCACGACCGATATGATCTTCTGGTACACCATGAGAAAAGTTCATTCGAACCATATTTGCACCCGCAGCAATCACTTTTTCTAGTGTATTGCCACGATCCGTTGCTGGACCCATTGTGCAAACAATTTTGGTTCTTCTGAGTTTACGAGACATTATTTATTTACTCCATTTTGTATTTAGTAATAGTTTGATAGTTGAAAATGATTAAATTCTTTCAATTTTAGTAATAAGTGGCTTGAAACCAACAAAAATGAAGTGCATTATACGCTCAATTTGTCAATCTTGAAACAATTAATAATTGGAAATTACATGATGAATATTTGGATAATGCGACATAGTGAAGCGGGCTTTAATGCTCAAACAGATCAACAACGTTCATTGACTAATAAAGGACATGATATGGCATTTAGTCAAGGAAAATGGTTAGCAACAAGATTACAAAGTCAACAAGTTAAATTAGATAAAGTGATTGTGAGCCCTTATTTAAGAGCTCAGCAAACTTTTTCTGAAGTATTCGCAGGTATGCAAGCGGTAACTTCACAATCTTTCTTTGGAAATGAGCAAGTTGAAAATTGGCAAGGGATTACTCCATCAGGTGACGTTGATGATGTTATAGACTATCTTGAGTTTTTGTATACTGAACAAAATATCCAAAACGTGTTGATTATTTCTCATTTACCTTTAGTTTTTGATTTAGTCAGTACATTAACTCACAATAAAGCGCATGTTCATTTTTATCCAGCAGTGATTGCTGAAGTTAACGTATTGGATGTGGAAAATTTAGAAAGTAGTACTTTAATAGATACAAAACATCCTTGATTAAAAATATTTGAAATAAAGCAAGTTGTTTCTAAATTAAAAATATAATTAATAAATAGTTTGCTTTACTTGAATTAGTGTGTTCTAATGCTATCCAAGCTAAAGAGCTGGTTATATAAGTTCGTTATTTATTGCACTTCCTTTTATCACAAGTTTTAAATTTGTTTCTTGAAAGTTCTATTAATATCTATCTCTATTTAAATTCAAATTCTTAGCGTTATCGCTTACTGTTAATAGTACGCAAATTTAATTTTTTATATAAGGAAGACAATATGTCTAAGTTACAAGGTTTAGTAAAATGGTTCAACGCGGATAAAGGTTTTGGTTTTATCACTCCGTCTGATAATAGCAAAGATTTATTTGTTCATTTTTCTGGTATCATAGGTACAAATTTCAGAACTTTAAATGAAGGTGACCGTGTAGAATACACGGTACAAAATTCTGACCGCGGTCCAGCAGCTATTGATGTGGTTGTTATTTAATTTATTTTATTACTAATAACAATTATTGTTTATTAGTAATATTAAATCTCCATTTTAATTAATTAAAATGGAGATTTTTTTATATTATAAGTATTAAATATTTTTAATTACTTGTATTTGATCGGTTTATATGTTTTAATGTGATCAAGCTAAAGAGCTGGTTATATAAGTTCGTTATTTATTGCACTTCCTGTACTACAAGTTTTAAATTTGTTTCTTGAAAGTTCTAATTAATACCAATTTCTATTCAATTTCTTAGCGTTACGGCTTTTTCAAGCTAACAGATTTAATTTTTAATAAGAAGGAAGACAATATGTCTAAATTACAAGGCACAGTAAAATGGTTCAACGCAGATAAAGGTTTTGGTTTTATCACTCCATCTGATAATAGCAAAGATTTATTTGTTCACTTTTCTGGTATTGTTGGTACAAACTTCAGAACCTTAAATGAAGGTGATAAAGTAGAATATACTGTACAAGATTCAGATCGTGGTCCAGCAGCAATTGATGTTGTTGTAATCTAATCTAGCACTATCTAGCTAAAAAATTCTAAAACCGAGACATTACAAATGTAAGTCTCGGTTTTTTCATGCCTTTAAAATACTATTGTATAGTTGTGATTCACTTATCTCCATTGGTAAGGATATTTTTGTGAAAAAGACTACCCGAGTGAAATAAAAATGCGTAAAATGAAAAAGTTTTTTAGTTACGCAAACGATTACCTATAGGAGAATCTCAATGTTAAGACGTGATATGAATATCGCTGATTATGATCCAATTTTATGGCAAGCCATTCAAGATGAGAATCGTCGTCAAGAAGAGCATATTGAATTAATTGCCTCTGAGAACTACACAAGCCCAAGAGTTATGGAAGCTCAAGGCTCTCAATTTACTAACAAATATGCTGAAGGTTATCCAGGTAAACGTTATTACGGTGGATGCGAATATGCTGATATTGTTGAGCAACTTGCAATTGATCGTGCAAAAGAGTTATTTGGTGCAGACTATGTAAACGTGCAACCACACTCTGGTTCACAAGCAAACGCTGCAGTATATATGGCTTTATTACAACCTCACGATACCATTTTAGGTATGAGCCTTGCACACGGTGGTCACTTGACTCATGGTGCCTCAGTGAGTTTCTCTGGTAAAATTTATAACGCCGTACAGTATGGTATTACTAATGATGGCGTATTAGATTATGAAGATATTCGCCAAAAAGCATTAGAATGTAAACCGAAAATGATCGTAGGTGGATTCTCTGCTTATTCTCAAATTGTTGATTGGGCAAAACTACGTGAAATTGCTGATGAGGTTGGTGCATATTTATTTGTTGATATGGCGCATGTTGCAGGTTTAATTGCAGCGGGTGTGTATCCAAGTCCAATGGATCATGCTCATGTTGTTACAACAACAACCCATAAAACTTTAGCGGGCCCACGTGGTGGATTAATTCTTTCTAATGCGAAAGATGAAGATTTGTATAAAAAATTACAAAGTGCTGTTTTCCCAGCAGGTCAAGGTGGTCCACTTGTTCATGTGATCGCAGCAAAAGCGGTATGTTTTAAAGAAGCATTAGAGCCAGAATTTAAAGTGTATCAAGCACAAGTTGTTAAAAATGCGAAAGCAATGGTCGAAGTATTTAAACAACGTGGCTTTAATGTGGTATCAAATGGTACAGAAAACCATTTATTCCTTGTTGATCTCGTTTCAAAAGGTTTAACAGGAAAAGCCGCAGATGCAGCCCTTGGTCGCGCAAACATTACTGTAAATAAAAATGCAGTGCCTAATGATCCACAAAAACCGTTTGTGACTTCAGGTATTCGTGTTGGTACGCCGTCAGTAACACGTCGTGGATTTACTGAAGCAGATGTAGTAGAATTAGCAGGTTGGATGTGTGATGTTTTAGATAGCATTAATCAAGACAATCATGAAGATGTGATTGCGAAGACTAAAGAAAAAGTCTTAGCGATTTGTAAACGTTTACCTGTTTACGCTTAGTTGCAGTAAGCGGTAACTTGTAGTTAGTTTTTTGTAATTATTGAATAAGTCTGTATTTTAGTTTTTAAAATTAGAATACAGGCTTTTTTTATTATCTACAACAGAACATTTTATGTGCATAAAATAGTTAAGGTATTATAATAAGACCTAAATATTAAAAAGTTACCTATACCTTTGGGTATAGATACTATATGAAAGTAAGAGAAAATCTGTGAAAAAAATTCTGAGTAAGTTATTCCTTTTGTTTTTAATCTCACCATTTAGTTATGCCGCTGAAGAACCTATCAAATTTGGTGGGTTAACTTGGGAAAGTGGTCAATTTACAACAGCATTATTACAAACAATTATTGAGAAAGGATATGGTTATCCCACTCAGGAAGTTTCTGGAGCAGGTGTTGCACTTGAAAATGCACTTATTCAGGACGATATCCAAATTATCGGCGAAGTCTGGGCTGGTCGCTCAGAAGTTATGCAAAAAGCCATTACAGATGGTCAAGTTAAGGTTGTGGGTGATACCTTAAAAGGTGGTGCGACTCAAGGTTGGTATATTCCTAGTTATACTCGGGAACAATATCCACAATTAAAACATGTTAGAGACTTACCTCAATTTTCTTTTTTGTTTACTGATCCCAATGATCCCGAACATTCTCGTTTTTTGAATTGCCCAACGGGGTGGACGTGTGAAGTATTCAATACACATTTATTACACAATTTAGGATTAGACCAACAATTTAATAATACTCACCCAGGCACAGGTGCTGCTTTAGATAGTGAAATATCATCTTATTATGAGCAGAAAAAACCGATATTATTTTATTACTGGCAACCGACTGGATTAATGGCTAAGTATGATTTCGTTCCTTTAGAGTTCCCCGCACATAATGCGACTTGTTGGGCTGAATTATTAAAGGCAGATAGCGATACAGATTGTGTATCTGGGTTCCCTGTGTCTAAACTTGCAGTCGCAGTATCTGAAAAATTTACTCAAGATTATCCTGATTTAGTTGATTTCCTTGAAAAAGTACAGTTAGAGCCTAAAGAGTTAAATCAACAAATCCTTGAAATGACAGAACAGCGTCGCACAGGTGCAGAACAAGCGGTCATTTTCCTCCAAAAAAATGCAAAAAGATGGGAGTCTTGGGTTAATCCTCAAGTGGCAGAACAATTAAAATCATCCTTTATGCCTCAAGCCTCTTCTGGATTTTTCCCTGAATGGTCGGTACAAACGCCATTTAACCAATGGCTAAAAATCTTTGTGCAAAATCATGGGGATTTATTCCGCCAAGTCAGTCATTATCTTCAGCAATATGTATTAAATCCAGTGGGGTATTTTTTTGCTCAAATTCCCGCATGGCTATTTATTGGATTAATTGCGGTGATTGTGTGGCATTCGACACGAAAATGGCATTTTACTATTCTTAGTGCGTTAGGATTATTTCTGATTGGTTCTTTTGGGTTGTGGTCTGCGGCTATGCAGACCGTTTCGCTCATGCTAGTTTCGATTGGTTTGACTGTTATAGTCGGTATTCCTTTAGGGATTTTATTAGCACGCTATTCAAAAATTTATCGGGTAATCTTGCCATTACTCGACATTATGCAAACCATGCCAAGTTTTGTTTATTTAATTCCAGTATTGATGCTATTTGGTATCGGCGAAGTTCCTGCGGTATTTGCCTGTATGATTTATGCCATCGTACCTTTAATTCGATTGACCGTACTTGGTATTCAGCAGATCGATAAAGAATTAATTGAAACAGGAAAGGCATTCGGTAGTAGCCGTTGGCAGATGTTGAAATGGATCACTTTACCTCTCGCAAAACCGCAAATTATGGCTGGAATTAATCAAACCGTGATGATGTCGTTAGCGATGGTTGTACTTGCTTCTATGATTGGTGCATCGGGTTTAGGGCAAATTATTTTACAAGCGATTCAAACCTTAAATGTGGGGCAAGGATTACAAGCAGGTGGTGCGATAGTTATTTTAGCGATTATTGTGGATCGTGTAACACAGGGATATGGAGGTAAGAAGTGAGTAATATTGAATTTAAAAATGTGACTAAAATGTATGGCAAAAAAGTCGCATTGGATAATGTCTCAATGAGTTTACCTAACCAAAAAATCAGCTGTATTATGGGATTATCTGGTTCAGGTAAATCCACATTACTTCGCCACATTAATCGATTACTTGATCCAACTTCGGGTGAAGTATGGGCTGACGGTAAAAATCTTATCGAGCTAAGTACGAAAGAATTGCAAAAATTTAGACAAAATTGTGTCAGTATGGTCTTTCAACACTTTGGGTTATTACCTCATTTGAATGTAATTGAAAATATTGAATATGGGCTAAAAGTGAAAGGAATCGGGGCTAAAGAACGACGTGAAACAGCGTTATATTGGTTAAATGAAGTCGGCTTGGCTGAAAATGCACAAAGTTATCCTCAGGATCTCTCTGGAGGGATGAAACAGCGTATTGGCATTGCTCGAGCGTTTGCTTGTGATACACCTATTTTACTTATGGATGAACCTTTCTCCGCTTTAGATCCTATTACAAGGGCAGGGCTACAAAATTTAGTTTTAGAATTGCAAACAAAATGGCCTAAAACTATTGTATTTGTCACTCATGATTTAGATGAAGCAGAAAGAGTCAGTGATCATGTTGTGTTACTGGAGCAAGGTAGAATTGAACAAGTAGGTACTTTTGAGGAATTACTCAATTCACCGGCAACAGAGCATGTTGTCGCATTTATGCAAAGTAAGCATAGTTAGCTTTTATCACTTGATAAAACTTGATAAGAAAACTAGCGATTAAAAGATTTTAATCGCTAGTTTTCTATTTTTAGATAGAACTAATTTTTATTTAAAATTAATTCAAGATCCAAACTCGTCCATAATGTTTTAATAGACCAGCGGTGTGTCCTGCTTTATCTCCAATGCCTTGGTATAAATCAAAATGTTGACCTTTTACGGCACCACCAACATCTAATGCAACCATTAATCTCAATTCATGGTTACCCGTCCAATTTCCTTGGTTATCAATGAGTGGCATTTCTACTAATAAAACACTTCCAGTTGGAACAATGCTTTTATCTGATGCAACAGAGGCTAAAGGAACAAGAGGAACACCTGCTGAGCCTTTAACATCTAAAGTTTGATCATATCTAAAATAAACAAATGAGCGATTACGTTCTAATAATGCTTGTAAACGATATGGATTTTTAGCTCCCCATTCACGAATCGCTTGTACGGACATTTGTTCTTTTGGAATTTCTCCATCTTCAACAAGCAAACGCCCTACACTGGTGTAGCCATATCCGTTTTTATCACCATAGGCAAAATGACGAAGATTTCCACCACCGAGATCAACAAATCCACTTCCTTGCACTTCCATTAAAAAATTATCAAGCATTGAGTTTGTATAAGCTAATTCTAAGCCTTTACCATATAATGCACCATTATAAATTTCAGCTCGAGTATATTTTTTCGGTCCTTTGGGTATTGCATAAATAGGGTGCACAAATTCACCTTGTCTAGTAAGACGAGCTTGAATAACAGGAACATAGTAACCTGTCATTAATACATTTTGGAATCCATCTTCCCCTCGCATTTGATTTGTTTGGATACCATATCGAGGAAGATCATTGATATTTCCACTCTGATTAAGCCAGTTAGTGATTTTTCCATAAGTACTTGCAAAGCGACTTGTTATTGTGGATGAATAGGATCTCGCGTAATTTAATTGTTGCAGGAATTCTCTTGGATTGACTATTCTTCCATTAGCACCGATTGTTGCTGTTGCATAATATGGATATTGTGGCGAAACGAATTGGCGGTTTTGGAAAATCGCGCCTAATTTTTGTGTATCAGATGAATATACTTTTGTATGTTTTTGAGTAGTGTTTGTTGAACAACCTGCGATTAATAATGCGATAGCAGTTGTAAGTAAAAATTTTTTGTTTTTTTTCCAAGTCATAGTTCAATTCCTAGCAAGTCAGCAATAAAATAAAAATTAGTCAGTGAGGATAGCAAAAAAGATAATCGTTCGATAGCGATAATTTCTCGAAGTGCAAAAAGAAAGCATAATGGTGTGTTTTTGATTCATTATTGTATTTGTTTAGGACAAACGAATTGTAATAGTAAATTATTACTTGAATACTCACTAAAAATTCGTATTATGAATTTATCAGACGCGGGGTGGAGCAGCTTGGTAGCTCGTCGGGCTCATAACCCGAAGGTCGTTGGTTCAAATCCAGCCCCCGCAACCACACCTGAGTTTTTTCACTTCTACCAAAATAATCTGTTTGTATTTTATTTTTGTTCTGTTTATTTTCAATAATTAAGTCGGCGTGAGTTTGTTACATTGCTTCATTTGATCAGTGTGAGTAATTTTATTCTTGATGCTATTGATAAATGTATTAACTATTAGATGATATGAAAAGAAGGGTGGGAGTATTCCCAGCAAAACCTCGGCACACAGTAATTTCAATTCTGGCTGCTTTCTTCCGAACCTGACCAAGTAAACTGAATACCATTGCGAGGAACCAAAAATACTCCCATAGAGTTACACTATAATGTGCAATGTTCAGGATTATAGTATGTAATATTAATGAATACAAGAATTAAAAAAACAAAGGTGCAAACCGATATAAAAACAGACAAATAGAGATAATTAATTGATCATTTTACTCTAAGCATATTAAGTAAGAATATTTATTATCAGTCATTTAAATATTTTAAAATAATGGATAGTGGGCTTTCTGTTATACATTTTTGTTTTGAACTACTAAAATAATTTGTAAGTTTATTTTATTTATTTTTTGATTTTGGTAAATTAATTTATTTAAACGTAAATAAATTATTGATTTGAGTTATTTAAACTGGTAGGATGACAACAGTTTCGGTGATGTTCATCAGGATGTTGGTGAAACGGTTGTATAACAAAGGAAATTTTATTCATAAATATTTTTGGCTAGATTTTATCTAGCCTTTTTTTATCTAGCTTTTTTATGCCGATTATTCTTTATCCCTTTTGCAGAATCTAGCGATTTACATTAGAATCTTTCCCCTTGTTTACACAATTCAAAAATTAAAATTTTCATGATTGACTTTCGCCCTTTTTATCAGCAAATTTCTACAACGTCTCTTTCTAGTTGGTTAGAAACGCTACCTTTACAATTAAAACAATGGGAAAAACAAACTCACGGCGAATATGCCAAATGGGTAAAACTGATTGATTTTTTGCCAAGCTATTCTGCAACCCTTAATTTAAAAGATCGAGTGGAATCCATATTAGATCAGCCATTGTCATCAGGTGAACAACAGCGAATGGTGCATCACCTTAAGCAATTAATGCCTTGGAGAAAAGGACCTTATCATCTGTATGGTGTTCATATTGATTGTGAATGGCGATCTGACTTTAAATGGGACAGAGTGTTACCGCATTTATCACCACTCAAAGATAGAACCATTTTAGATGTGGGGTGCGGTAGTGGATATCATATGTGGCGAATGGTTGGTGAAGGAGCAAAACTTGTTGTGGGTATTGATCCTACTGAACTTTTCTTATGCCAATTTGAAGCGGTGCGTAAATTATTAAATAATGATCGTCGAGCCAATTTAATTCCACTCGGTATTGAGCAAATGCAACCTTTGCAAGCTTTCGATACAGTTTTCTCAATGGGGGTGTTATACCATCGTAAATCGCCATTAGATCATCTTTCCCAATTAAAAAATCAGCTAGTAAAAGGTGGAGAGTTAGTGTTAGAAACCCTAGTGATTGATGGTGATGTAAATGATGTGCTTGTGCCAGCTGATCGTTATGCGAAAATGAAGAATGTCTATTTTATTCCTTCAGTGCCAGCATTAATTAACTGGCT
This region includes:
- a CDS encoding ATP-binding cassette domain-containing protein codes for the protein MSNIEFKNVTKMYGKKVALDNVSMSLPNQKISCIMGLSGSGKSTLLRHINRLLDPTSGEVWADGKNLIELSTKELQKFRQNCVSMVFQHFGLLPHLNVIENIEYGLKVKGIGAKERRETALYWLNEVGLAENAQSYPQDLSGGMKQRIGIARAFACDTPILLMDEPFSALDPITRAGLQNLVLELQTKWPKTIVFVTHDLDEAERVSDHVVLLEQGRIEQVGTFEELLNSPATEHVVAFMQSKHS
- the sixA gene encoding phosphohistidine phosphatase SixA, whose product is MNIWIMRHSEAGFNAQTDQQRSLTNKGHDMAFSQGKWLATRLQSQQVKLDKVIVSPYLRAQQTFSEVFAGMQAVTSQSFFGNEQVENWQGITPSGDVDDVIDYLEFLYTEQNIQNVLIISHLPLVFDLVSTLTHNKAHVHFYPAVIAEVNVLDVENLESSTLIDTKHP
- the pyk gene encoding pyruvate kinase; translation: MSRKLRRTKIVCTMGPATDRGNTLEKVIAAGANMVRMNFSHGVPEDHIGRAEKVREIAKRLGKHVAILGDLQGPKIRVSTFKEGKIFLNIGDQFTLDANLPKGEGTQEAVGLDYKNLPNDVVPGDILLLDDGNVQLKVTSIDGAKVFTEVTVGGPLSNNKGINKLGGGLSAPALTEKDREDIKLAAKIGVDYLAVSFPQSSKDLDLARQLAREAGLETKIVAKVERAETVATEEAMNDIILGADVIMVARGDLGVEIGDAALVGVQKKLIRRSRRLNRVVITATQMMESMIKKPMPTRAEVMDVANAVLDGTDAVMLSGETANGDYPVETVKSMAEVCLGAEKMPSINVSRHRMDNNFATVEEATAMSAMYTANHTDKVSAIIALTQSGETAKLMSRISSGLPIFALSRNEQALNRSALYRGVTPVFYDHDSRTIEGAKKAINELKEQGYLMAGDMVLLTHGDELKEGGTNTCRILTVD
- the recD gene encoding exodeoxyribonuclease V subunit alpha; the encoded protein is MLTILSNLKTEGFISELNYQFAKMIDTKQKQYNYSIQQQDLAIFLSALVSFNVMQGHSCIDLSSSLTSNPFELLFNANGRKYYEEILQKIELISPLEWQVLLKDHIAFSHTPSHIAPLIFQNNKLYFYRYWQAEYRIANYLKQKISFITHSHDTELDKQILSTLFDDNEKTKWQKIAVATALNQTFSLISGGPGTGKTRTVASLLAALQIKQLKQNLPLLKIALVAPTGKAAARLKESITANLSEISIPESIKSAVPIQASTIHRLIGINPNSDKPFHNEENPLHIDLIVIDEASMIDLFIMEKLLYSLKSSTRIVMLGDKDQLASVEVGNIMGELGQFIDWGYSQTHCNYLEKTTGYRIKQQRENVLPICDSLCHLKYSFRFSDSSGIGQLAAQINAQQAVSSWQIIANKTYSDLNLVNYPESDTTQDKIDWISKSINLVVSSAISHYKTYLSLVTKRENKPTTVSVESIFTAFQAVRFLSALRISELGSEKLNQSIANGLLHAKLVDFRNHNAHYTGKPILITQNSPQQHLYSGDIGIILPNENGELRVYFETKINEEYLNISPSRLPSHEPAYVMTVHKSQGSEFKHTFLIMPLSYSPVISKELLYTAVTRAKENFTLFSHQKTWEQGVKTKTQHQSGLMEQLLQLYQYF
- a CDS encoding cold-shock protein, with the protein product MSKLQGTVKWFNADKGFGFITPSDNSKDLFVHFSGIVGTNFRTLNEGDKVEYTVQDSDRGPAAIDVVVI
- a CDS encoding cold shock domain-containing protein, translated to MSKLQGLVKWFNADKGFGFITPSDNSKDLFVHFSGIIGTNFRTLNEGDRVEYTVQNSDRGPAAIDVVVI
- a CDS encoding glycine betaine ABC transporter substrate-binding protein, producing MKKILSKLFLLFLISPFSYAAEEPIKFGGLTWESGQFTTALLQTIIEKGYGYPTQEVSGAGVALENALIQDDIQIIGEVWAGRSEVMQKAITDGQVKVVGDTLKGGATQGWYIPSYTREQYPQLKHVRDLPQFSFLFTDPNDPEHSRFLNCPTGWTCEVFNTHLLHNLGLDQQFNNTHPGTGAALDSEISSYYEQKKPILFYYWQPTGLMAKYDFVPLEFPAHNATCWAELLKADSDTDCVSGFPVSKLAVAVSEKFTQDYPDLVDFLEKVQLEPKELNQQILEMTEQRRTGAEQAVIFLQKNAKRWESWVNPQVAEQLKSSFMPQASSGFFPEWSVQTPFNQWLKIFVQNHGDLFRQVSHYLQQYVLNPVGYFFAQIPAWLFIGLIAVIVWHSTRKWHFTILSALGLFLIGSFGLWSAAMQTVSLMLVSIGLTVIVGIPLGILLARYSKIYRVILPLLDIMQTMPSFVYLIPVLMLFGIGEVPAVFACMIYAIVPLIRLTVLGIQQIDKELIETGKAFGSSRWQMLKWITLPLAKPQIMAGINQTVMMSLAMVVLASMIGASGLGQIILQAIQTLNVGQGLQAGGAIVILAIIVDRVTQGYGGKK
- the glyA gene encoding serine hydroxymethyltransferase gives rise to the protein MLRRDMNIADYDPILWQAIQDENRRQEEHIELIASENYTSPRVMEAQGSQFTNKYAEGYPGKRYYGGCEYADIVEQLAIDRAKELFGADYVNVQPHSGSQANAAVYMALLQPHDTILGMSLAHGGHLTHGASVSFSGKIYNAVQYGITNDGVLDYEDIRQKALECKPKMIVGGFSAYSQIVDWAKLREIADEVGAYLFVDMAHVAGLIAAGVYPSPMDHAHVVTTTTHKTLAGPRGGLILSNAKDEDLYKKLQSAVFPAGQGGPLVHVIAAKAVCFKEALEPEFKVYQAQVVKNAKAMVEVFKQRGFNVVSNGTENHLFLVDLVSKGLTGKAADAALGRANITVNKNAVPNDPQKPFVTSGIRVGTPSVTRRGFTEADVVELAGWMCDVLDSINQDNHEDVIAKTKEKVLAICKRLPVYA